The Colletotrichum destructivum chromosome 8, complete sequence genome includes the window AGCTCCTCTCGGTCTTTGAGATCACTAACTTCGGCGAATCGGCCACAGTCATCAGGACATAGGCGGCATCACTCAAAGCACCACAATAATTTCATGGCGAGGTTCAAGCCAATGCCAGACGATAGGGCACCGTTCCGCAAGGGGATTACAGAGGAGATGGCCAAAAAACCAAAGTATCCTGCCTTCCACGACGACAACATCATCGACCCTGAGTTGGCTGCCTATATGTCAGACGAGTCCAGCGGTGATGAACAGATGAGCATTTTTGCCACCATGTCAAACGCCGACTTACAGCCGTCTAGCTACGACCATGAAAAATCAAGTTTTGGACCGTTTCTCAGCACAGGGCGAAGGCaccgccttggccgcggTGAAAAGAGTGTCAGTGGGTTGAGCTTCACAAGCCGTGGGATGGATGACAACGCTGGTTCCGGAAGCATTATTGGTCACAACCGCCCAGGGAGGAGACGCAACCTGAGCAACGTGAGCCACCAGATGCGTTCCCCGCGCCCCAAGTCCGGCATCTTCAACAAGGGCCCTTCAGCATCAAACGAGAATATGTTTGCAACCGAAAACCCAGCGATTGAGGCTACGAAGCTGACGAGAAGCGAATCGATGCAAGCAGACAAACAGCCGCAGGTGGAGCTTAACCCATCTAGCATGCTGCATGTCAAGAGGCTGTTGCATCAGCTACTCGAGGACTCGGGCATACCGAACGTGCCTGCATGGGAAAGGGCTTTGGTTCCCATCCTGCTCCAGTGCACTGACGATGTGACCCCTGACATCAGGGTGGGAGACGACATGGACATACGGCACTACGTCAAGCTCAAGAAAATCCCGGGAGGTAAACCAGGCGACACAAGCTACGTTTCGGGTGTCATTTTCACAAAAAACCTCGCCCTTAAGAGCATGCCCCGGCGCATTCTCAATCCCCGCATAGTCATCGTTTCCTTCCCGATCGAATATCAgcggcaccagcagcacTTCATGAGCCTACAGCCAGTCATCGAACAGGAGAAAGAGTTTTTGCGGATTGTCGTCAACCGCATCATCAACCTTCGTCCCCAACTACTTCTTTGCGAAAAGTCCGTTTCGGGTGTTGCGTTGCAGTATCTGTCAGAGGCTAACATTGCTGTCGCCTACAACGTCAAGCCTTCAGTCATCGAAGCAGTGTCACGCTGTGCAGAGACCGACATCATTTCCTCTCTCGACATGCTGGCCCTACAGGTTCAAGTCGGTCGGTCTGGTGGTTTCGAAGTCAAGACCTATGTTAACAAGAACTACCCcgggaagaaaaagacgtACATCTTTCTATCCGGATGTTCTGAGAAATTGGGGTGCACCATCGCTCTCCGCGGAGACTCGACGGAGGTTCTTTCGAAGATGAAAAAGATCACCGAGTTCATGGTCTATGTCGTCTACAACTTGAAGTTGGAGACATGCCTGATGAGAGATGAGTATATCCAACTACCCGCCGAACCAGAAGAGTCGTCATCACTGGCATCATCCCTTCGCCAGCACCCAGAAGATGCCCCTCGCTCTCTTAGCGCGTCAACCGAAATTGGAAAGAATGGCCCGCAGATCACCAAAACATCACCCACAGACTCCGAGCTCCCGTCTCAAACGAGTGACGGCACATCTCTGGTCACTGCCGAAGGGACCGTGTCGTCCGATCAAACCGAGGAGCCAACGACGGAGGAACGGCCCACACTTTTATCTCTTCACGCATCTCATGTTCCGCCCACGTCTCCCGAGTCTCAAGTGCCAGAAGACgtgccgatgccgacatACTATAGTGATATGGTGGCGAGATACGAGACAAAGATTTTGTCCGCGTCCCCGTTCGTCAAGTTCGCTCAGCCTTACTTGCTCATGAAGGCAAGAGAGCAGGAGCGGAGGCTCGTTTACCTGAAGCGTTTGCGGGACCAGGACGTAGTAGAAGAGCAGATCGACGCTGAAAAGTCCAAGTCGCAGAAGTTCCAGCTCATCAAACCTGAAATGGTCCACGCCATTGGACAGAAGGCGCCACGGCAGGTCATGGAGATCTTACATGCCGTCCACGATGCCGAATACGACAAGGCTCTGTACAACTACCAGACTCAAACAAGGCAGTGGGAGAACTACATTCAGGGCAACCTTGACCTGTTCGATCCCTATTCCCACCAGAACATCGTCGTGCTGTATTCGGTCATCTGCTCAGAGACAAAGATCCCTTGCTCCGAACCAGGGCTTATTGCAATCGCGTTTTACGATGAGCACGTTGACGAAAGCGGCAGCATGGATCCAGACTGCACTCTCGGCCAATATATCGAAGACTTGTGCATTAGCAAGGACTCGATCTGTACCTCCAACGGGTGCGACCGAAAGATGACAGAGCATCATCGTACTTATGTGCACGATGAGTCGCGAGTCACCATATTCGTTGAGCCAGCAGCCAAAAGGCGCAACTTGGACGGCATTACAATGTGGAGCTACTGCAAAACGTGTAAAAAGGACTCTCCTGAAATGGGCATGTCTGACAGCACGTGGAAGTACTCTTTTGGCAAATACCTCGAGCTCCTCTTTTGGAGCAGGGGCCTGCGGCTCCATGAGATCACTGGCTGCCCTCATGATCATCATCGCGACCACATTCGATACTTTCACTTCCGCGACACTTGGGTCCGGATCCACTACGACCCTATCGATCTCCTCGAAATCATCGTCCCAAGAGCTCGTATCACCTGGAAGGTTGAGAACGATCTCAAGCTCAAAAACGAGATTTTCAACAAGATTGAGGAGCGTTGGGCTCGTTTCATTAATTCCGTCAAACTTAGACTCAAGAGCATACGCATTGACAGTGTCTTGCCCGAGAAGGCGGATGCGTGTAAAGCCGAAGTCGACAGACTCGCCAAAAAGGCACATGATGATCAAGTCGCCTTGATCCGCAAACTTCAGGAGACATACGTCAACTCCAAGTACTACGAGGTCATCCCATTCAATGCCATTGTGAGGGAGATGCTGGAGAAGGCTGGTGACTGGGACGCCTCGTTCACAAAGTTCGAGACTGATTTCCTGCCCGACAAGGACTTGCGGCAGTTGACGATGATTCAACTCAAGAAAATCTTTACCGACAATGAGTCGAGGGAGTCTCTTCCCTCAATAGATGGCAACTCAACTGTTGATTCCGGGGAGCCCCCCTCTCAGACATTCTCTGACGTAGACGAGAAAGTTTCAACCCAACCCACGGATCCAACAGAGCCGAACCAAGAAGGGGCTACAGGGCCAGCCGAGGAAGAACATGGGAAACAGGCAGAgcccgggcaggaggatccggaagaaaaagaagccTGTCTGTCGTCAGAGCCTGAAAAGGAAGCTGAGCAAGTCGAAACAAAGGACACCGCTGGCAGGGAAGTGCCAGAATTGTCTTCGGAAGCTAACAAAAGTGACACACCGAACGACACTGCGCTGCACAGAGTGGAATCCCTAGACTTAGCCACCACCCCGAATTCGCCGAAAGCCAAGGGGCTCTTTCCCTTGGCCCCCATCAACCCGGTTGGGGACTCGTCAGCAACTGCTAGCAATGCCGAGCCGACATCCCCTATCGTGGCTAGGCCACCGCTTTCGACAGCATCAACCAACATCTCCCTTTCCGAGAAGGTCGAACAACTTCGCCGTGAGCAACAGATCATGGGTGCCGAAACATTCCAAGGCGGTGAGCCATCTGAGGCGTCAAAAGCAAATATGGAACGAGCTTTGGCTCGCAGGGCTCCGATGGTTAGGACCCTATCGCAGCCGGCGCAAACGCTACCGAGGTCCCAGTCGAGCTTTGCCAAATCAATCGTGCCGAAGGATACCATGGGAGCCAACGATGCCTCGAGTGAAACACCATTCAAGGTAGATAAGAAACCGTTTGACCGGTTGGCATTGGGAATGAAAAGTCATAGGAAGGCTGGCCCCTCTTCCATCCCTCGGCTTATCACCAAGAAGAAAGATACCCACGTGTCGTCTCAGGTATCTCGGATCGCACGGCACTTTGAACAGTTGAGTCGCGAGTTTGAGAAAGAAAGGCAACGGGAGGACCGCAGGAAGCGCCTTGCCAAGGGCCATCAACCTCGTGCAGGTTTGCCACGCTCAGCCACCAAGGCCATTGTGGAAGTTTACCACAATATCGACAATGCCGTACAAGAACCTGGGCCGTCGAATAGCAGCGAGATCAAGATTCTCGAGCCCAAGACAGCGCCGGTCACCCCAGCACCTTTGGGGACTGTGCAAACGGAACCTGACATGATGCCACCCATGGAAGAGTCGCACCCCGCACAAGAGGCTCCTCCTCTGGTTGAAGAGCATCATGTGGGCGGGGAGACGGACGATACCGCGACCGTTACTGCTAGCCACGGTGGATCCGATGACGAGGGGCAGAGCGATACTGAGCAGTCCATTCTGGATGATCTGCTGCCCGACGTCAAAGAATTGGCCGACAGTCTTGAGCCCAGCACGGAAATTCCCCTGGAACTGCCAAAGCATCAAAAGACCAGCTTGATGAAGATGCTCACCAACTTCTGGGCTGAACGGTCTGCAAGTGGTTGGCCCCAGCTGGACTATCCAGTCAACGCAAGCGATCACATCTTCCTAGATTCCGATGTGATTGTCAGGGAGGACGAACCTAGCTCCGTGATCGCATTCGCCCTAAGTTCCGATGACTATCGCACGAAGTTGGCCGACAtccgccgccaagaacgcATGGCGATGCAGAAGGATTACGAGCCCAACTTTGACGGCAGGTCTTCAGGACTGTCTGACACTGGTGGCGATTTCATGATGGAAGAGGGCGAGCTGGAAAAGAGTCTGCTCAGAGCAACAGGCACACATCTGAAATACCAGTTCAAGGAAGGGTCTGCAACCATGCTCTGCAAGATCTTCTATGCCGAACAGTTTGATGCGCTGCGTCGCAAATGCGGCGTTGCAGATCGAATCGTCGAGTCCCTCTCTCGCTGTTTGAAATGGGACTCCAAGGGCGGCAAGACAAAGTCGGTCTTCCTCAAGACCCTCGACGACCGCTTGGTTCTCAAGGTGAGACGCGTAATGCTCTATTTGGTCCCTACCAAGTCCCGTGTGTCCTGTCTAATCTATAATTGATAACTGACCATCGACGCAGGGCCTATCACCGATTGAGACGTCGGCTTTCCTGCGATTTGCACCAGCTTACTTTAGCATCATGGCAGAGGCTCTGTTTCATGACTTGCCCTCTGTCATTGCTAAGATGCTGGGTTTCTTCCAGCTAATTATCAAGAACCCAGTCACTGGCGTCGAGATTAAGCTGGACCTGCTACTCATGGAAAATCTATTCTATGATCGCGGCCCGACACGGCTCTTCGACCTTAAGGGTTCTATGCGCAATCGCAAGATTCAGTCCACGGGCGAGCAGAACGAGGTTCTCCTGGATGAAAACATGGTGGAGTTCATCTACGAATCTCCTTTGTTTGCGCGCGAGCATTCCAAGAAGCTTCTGAGAGCATCTGTAAGTCGCTAGTATCAAAATGCGGGCAAGAAAAATACTGACGTTTGTCCAGGTCTGGAACGATACTCTGTTCCTCGCAAGGCAGAACGTCATGGATTACTCCTTGATGATTGCTGTAGACGAGGCCAGAAAGGAGCTGGTCGTTGGTATTATCGATTGTATCCGGACGTACACATGGGACAAGAAGCTCGAAAGCTGGATCAAGGATCGTGGGTTTGCGGGCGGTGGCAGAAATCGTCCGACGGTGACGAGTCCCAAGGAATACAAGTCACGTTTCCGGGAGGCGATGGCCAGGTACGTATCTACGGGACTTACTTGCGTCCCGAGGAGTATCAGCTAACACGATGTCAGATACATTCTCCAGGCGCCAAATTGCTGGCACCAGTTCGGCGTGCCCCAACTCAACAACACTATGAGGACGCGGTTCGAATCAGATGCGAAGGCTGAGTAGTCGTGTCACTGCCCACTGGGCAGCGAAAGCCACAAGATGTGCTCAAGCCAGATAGCTGCTGGATATAGCAAGGAAGGAGAGTTGCATTGCATTGCTGGCGTTTGACACAGAATAAACCGGATGGGGATGGATTAGGCGTGCATGGAGTAGGTCGAGTTTCAGCAACGGTTGGCTCATTGAATGTCACCGTAACAAAGTATCTTAGCGTGCGGCGTTGACGAATAACGGCCTTGGATTTCAGATACCCGGTAATGAATCAATGACCGCTGTAATACACTAGTTGTGTGATGGAAGTGATCCGAGATGAAGCTTGCTTGCCTCGAGAACCGTACACCGTCAATGGCTGTCTTGCTAaacgtaggtaggtatgtaggTGGTTAGGTACCTTACACAGCAGGTGTGCACGGAGCAATGGCCCACTTGGAAGCGGTCCTCAGGGTCAGCCTATTGAATACCTACCGGCACCTACaaacctacctacctaggtaggtacctattCTGCTCGGTTCTGAACTTGCTTAGATTCGACACTCACTCAACCCTGTCCGCCTTACACCAACTCGACGGGGTTTGCACTTCACATACCTTTTCTTCACTCACACAACAAATGCAATGTCAATAGACCTAAACTGGGAGACGCTCACGACCGGGCCCGATGGGGAGGCCCTGGCCCTCCGTATCCGCGATTTCATCCACACAAAGTTTCAGGCCGTACCCTTGCCGCGCTTCATCAAGTCGGTCAAAGTACACGACTTCGAGTTCGGCGCTATCGCTCCGGAGCTGGAGCTTAAAGACATCACCGACCCCTTGCCGGACTTTTACGAAGACAACTCCGACattgaggatgacgaggacgaagagcaGGCTCTCGACGAGCCGCCTCAGTTGCAACACTTCCCCAAGAGCGAGCTGAGCGCCGgtgagaggaggaggcagcGCGAGGAagcgtcgatgccgccgaggctcAGCATGCACGCCCTCAGGGGCCAGTCCGGGGACTTTCCCAGCCCGTTCCTGGGTGTCTCTACGCCGGGCATTTTGGGTGGAACGTCGAACCTCCACTACTTCCAGTCGCACCTCGGCACGGGGTGGTCGGGGACGCAGACACCACTCGCGGCGGTGGCCGGGGCGCACATGGGCAGCAGGCTCGACTCGTCGGgttcaccgccgccgccgagccacAGCCGAAACCCCTCGCAGAGCTCCATCTCCGTGAGCGATTTCAACCCGACGCTGGCGCAGCTGCGCGAGAAGTCGAGCGTGTCGACGCTGGCCCCGACATCGGCAGGGGCCTCGAGGCCACCAACTAGGGATACGCACCTAGCCGGGTCGGCGAtccaggaggaggatgaagatgggcAGGAGcacggggagggggaggaaggggacgCGCCGCGGTTCAGGGAGCCGAGGCCGGAGGACTTGCAGGCGGTGTTTCGGATCCGATATGCCGGGGATgtgcggctgcggctgaCGGCGGAGATTCTGCTGGATTATCCGATGCCGAGCTTTGTGGGGATCCCGGTACAGCTGAGTGTTACGGGTCTGACGTTCGACGGGGTTGGGGTGATGGCACACATTCGCAAGAGGGTAcacttctgcttcttgagccccgaggacgcggccacggcggTGGGCGCGGACGACGCGGGTCCCAGCGAGCCGGGGAAAAGGTTCGGCGGGCTGTTGCAGGAGATCCAAGTTGAGAGCGAGATTGGGCTCAGAGATGGCGGGAAGCAGAGTCTTAAGAACGTGGGCAAGGTGGAGAGGTTCGTGCTGGAGCAGGTGAGGAGGATATTCGAGAACGAGTTCGTGTATCCCAGCTTCTGGACATTTTTGGTCTAAGAAGCCGACGAATGCTCTGGGCTTCACTGCGGTACACTTCACGAGGCATGAAAAGCATGGTTG containing:
- a CDS encoding Putative mitochondrial distribution and morphology protein gives rise to the protein MSIDLNWETLTTGPDGEALALRIRDFIHTKFQAVPLPRFIKSVKVHDFEFGAIAPELELKDITDPLPDFYEDNSDIEDDEDEEQALDEPPQLQHFPKSELSAGERRRQREEASMPPRLSMHALRGQSGDFPSPFLGVSTPGILGGTSNLHYFQSHLGTGWSGTQTPLAAVAGAHMGSRLDSSGSPPPPSHSRNPSQSSISVSDFNPTLAQLREKSSVSTLAPTSAGASRPPTRDTHLAGSAIQEEDEDGQEHGEGEEGDAPRFREPRPEDLQAVFRIRYAGDVRLRLTAEILLDYPMPSFVGIPVQLSVTGLTFDGVGVMAHIRKRVHFCFLSPEDAATAVGADDAGPSEPGKRFGGLLQEIQVESEIGLRDGGKQSLKNVGKVERFVLEQVRRIFENEFVYPSFWTFLV
- a CDS encoding Putative FYVE zinc finger, chaperonin Cpn60/GroEL/TCP-1 family, Zinc finger, FYVE/PHD-type: MASNNVPKPNSPAVLSTPPSFRSRHDSINSISTASQADKDQLAHTLNRIHTSASQSDSLTTFNDFAPPPVSLPAAETKVLAGELVQNGLSGLYSRLKEAVGAVGARQQDADDGDSFDAASKRSTSTSATIPKIPIASLARAETAATGSSFNSGTTHDSPITATSSGINTAMSDSQPHPPQSSKATSISAMTASKSSASSRQTIPSVAKASAVTAINPEVAPATAPRSVARMDDGPGRSSGRRSISKQPDPRPLVIGAESLHKFDVLEPKHGGGTDRSYTSGRPRREDVAVDGPADKALSPIKTNAPQLPKLQTTDPRSPVSSTASMMLAPKRPAVIDRISRSRSPGYAPSRSSSMEHVTAEPSPISTTAHDSVYHDSFAHDSQPKHGRTGALRIPGTTTNEGAPDQVNARLDRMRRQVLSKEFWMADETCKECFICGQPFSAFRRKHHCRTCGCIFDSKCTSIIPASKFGMTGTLRVCKTCLKVINQRLYEGSGSDDSGDDSFLPAFFRQTKATPKVTQVEAEPEEPSFADRMEDLGDSRSVQTPMMAIPATRRINDSNRNSAILEIDAPQLSRPSSSRSLRSLTSANRPQSSGHRRHHSKHHNNFMARFKPMPDDRAPFRKGITEEMAKKPKYPAFHDDNIIDPELAAYMSDESSGDEQMSIFATMSNADLQPSSYDHEKSSFGPFLSTGRRHRLGRGEKSVSGLSFTSRGMDDNAGSGSIIGHNRPGRRRNLSNVSHQMRSPRPKSGIFNKGPSASNENMFATENPAIEATKLTRSESMQADKQPQVELNPSSMLHVKRLLHQLLEDSGIPNVPAWERALVPILLQCTDDVTPDIRVGDDMDIRHYVKLKKIPGGKPGDTSYVSGVIFTKNLALKSMPRRILNPRIVIVSFPIEYQRHQQHFMSLQPVIEQEKEFLRIVVNRIINLRPQLLLCEKSVSGVALQYLSEANIAVAYNVKPSVIEAVSRCAETDIISSLDMLALQVQVGRSGGFEVKTYVNKNYPGKKKTYIFLSGCSEKLGCTIALRGDSTEVLSKMKKITEFMVYVVYNLKLETCLMRDEYIQLPAEPEESSSLASSLRQHPEDAPRSLSASTEIGKNGPQITKTSPTDSELPSQTSDGTSLVTAEGTVSSDQTEEPTTEERPTLLSLHASHVPPTSPESQVPEDVPMPTYYSDMVARYETKILSASPFVKFAQPYLLMKAREQERRLVYLKRLRDQDVVEEQIDAEKSKSQKFQLIKPEMVHAIGQKAPRQVMEILHAVHDAEYDKALYNYQTQTRQWENYIQGNLDLFDPYSHQNIVVLYSVICSETKIPCSEPGLIAIAFYDEHVDESGSMDPDCTLGQYIEDLCISKDSICTSNGCDRKMTEHHRTYVHDESRVTIFVEPAAKRRNLDGITMWSYCKTCKKDSPEMGMSDSTWKYSFGKYLELLFWSRGLRLHEITGCPHDHHRDHIRYFHFRDTWVRIHYDPIDLLEIIVPRARITWKVENDLKLKNEIFNKIEERWARFINSVKLRLKSIRIDSVLPEKADACKAEVDRLAKKAHDDQVALIRKLQETYVNSKYYEVIPFNAIVREMLEKAGDWDASFTKFETDFLPDKDLRQLTMIQLKKIFTDNESRESLPSIDGNSTVDSGEPPSQTFSDVDEKVSTQPTDPTEPNQEGATGPAEEEHGKQAEPGQEDPEEKEACLSSEPEKEAEQVETKDTAGREVPELSSEANKSDTPNDTALHRVESLDLATTPNSPKAKGLFPLAPINPVGDSSATASNAEPTSPIVARPPLSTASTNISLSEKVEQLRREQQIMGAETFQGGEPSEASKANMERALARRAPMVRTLSQPAQTLPRSQSSFAKSIVPKDTMGANDASSETPFKVDKKPFDRLALGMKSHRKAGPSSIPRLITKKKDTHVSSQVSRIARHFEQLSREFEKERQREDRRKRLAKGHQPRAGLPRSATKAIVEVYHNIDNAVQEPGPSNSSEIKILEPKTAPVTPAPLGTVQTEPDMMPPMEESHPAQEAPPLVEEHHVGGETDDTATVTASHGGSDDEGQSDTEQSILDDLLPDVKELADSLEPSTEIPLELPKHQKTSLMKMLTNFWAERSASGWPQLDYPVNASDHIFLDSDVIVREDEPSSVIAFALSSDDYRTKLADIRRQERMAMQKDYEPNFDGRSSGLSDTGGDFMMEEGELEKSLLRATGTHLKYQFKEGSATMLCKIFYAEQFDALRRKCGVADRIVESLSRCLKWDSKGGKTKSVFLKTLDDRLVLKGLSPIETSAFLRFAPAYFSIMAEALFHDLPSVIAKMLGFFQLIIKNPVTGVEIKLDLLLMENLFYDRGPTRLFDLKGSMRNRKIQSTGEQNEVLLDENMVEFIYESPLFAREHSKKLLRASVWNDTLFLARQNVMDYSLMIAVDEARKELVVGIIDCIRTYTWDKKLESWIKDRGFAGGGRNRPTVTSPKEYKSRFREAMARYILQAPNCWHQFGVPQLNNTMRTRFESDAKAE